One Agelaius phoeniceus isolate bAgePho1 chromosome 6, bAgePho1.hap1, whole genome shotgun sequence DNA window includes the following coding sequences:
- the LOC143694240 gene encoding uncharacterized protein LOC143694240, translating to MSPAPVERPSSLNSSLALSHRNYIAIVDRIVAGSGPLARNPPESSGLTTAFVCTFLSLGLITPCFPRDGALALHGSLELRVPAHTERWVSERRRNVQFTSAKLGWIRQIAARVGRSGRLGCCRLLSATLGCRRPHSARLGCCRLHSATLGCCRLHSATLGCCRLHSATLGCCRLHSATLGCCRLHSATLGCCRLHSATLGCCRLHSATLGCCRLHSATLGCCRLHSATLGSSALPDSAPRCNGGRWQGPAPRPEPRQGTERWDSRLSPAHPVPARPRVPRSAPCSAERGLWARSGDNALGSAAAPGGSGRCPQGRKNHPTPPMFARSFGVGAAKGKRLQQQGSALEGSGPAHAVGKGMHSFVFSTPPVAPTWESFPSLLHFQLDP from the exons atgtccccagccccggtGGAACGGCCGAGCTCTCTGAACTCCAGCCTTGCACTGTCCCACCGTAATTACATTGCAATTGTAGATAGAATTGTGGCAGGTTCTGGGCCACTGGCTCGGAATCCTCCTGAATCCTCAGGGCTGACCACGGCATTTGTCTGtactttcctgtccctggggctgatcACTCCGTGCTTCCCAAGGGACGGAGCACTCGCTCTGCACGGCTCCTTAGAGCTGAGGGTGCCTGCCCACACTGAGAGATGGGTGAGTGAGCGACGCCGTAATGTTCAG TTCACCTCAGCTAAGCTCGGATGGATTCGGCAAATCGCGGCCAGAGTCGGCCGTTCGGGTAGgctcggctgttgtcggctgctgtcggccacactcggctgtcgtcggccacactcggccagactcggctgttgtcggctccactcggccacactcggctgttgtcggctccactcggccacactcggctgttgtcggctccactcggccacactcggctgttgtcggctccactcggccacactcggctgttgtcggctccactcggccacactcggctgttgtcggctccactcggccacactcggctgttgtcggctccactcggccacactcggctgttgtcggctccactcggccacactcggctgttgtcggctccactcggccacactcggctctTCAGCCCTACCTGACTCTGCTCCGCGCTGCAATGGCGGCCGCTGGCAGGGCCCCGCTCCCCGGCCTGAGCCCCGGCAGGGGACAGAGCGCTGGGACAGCCGCCTCAGCCCGgctcaccctgtccctgcccggccccgcgtCCCCCGGAGCGCGCCCTGCAGCGCAGAACGCGGCCTTTGGGCCAGGAGCGGGGACAATGCCCTCGGCTCGGCAGCAGCGCCGGGAGGCAGCGGGCGGTGCCCTCAG ggCAGGAAAAATCATCCAACTCCTCCCATGTTTGCCCGAAGCTTTGGTGTTGGAGCAGCCAAAGGCAAGAGgcttcagcagcagggctctgcgcTGGAGGGCTCTGGTCCTGCCCACGCTGTGGG GAAAGGGATGCACAGCTTTGTCTTCAGCACACCtcctgtggcacctacctgggAAAGCTTTCCATCACTTCTGCACTTCCAGCTGGATCCCTGA
- the LOC143694273 gene encoding SWI/SNF-related matrix-associated actin-dependent regulator of chromatin subfamily A member 5-like: MTRVLDILEDYCMWRNYEYCRLDGQTPHNERQASINAFNDPDSSKFVFMLSTRAGGLGINLATADVVILFDSDWNPQVDLQAMDRAHRIGQTKTVRVFRFITDNTVEERIVERAEMKLRLDSIVIQQGKLVDQNLNKLGKDEMLQMIRHGATHVFASKDSEITDEDIDHILERGAKKTAEMNEKLSKMGESSLRNFTMDTESSVYNFEGEDYREKQKLAFTEWIEPPKRERKANYAVDAYFREALRVSEPKAPKAPRPPKQPNVQDFQFFPPRLFELLEKEILYDRKTIGYKVPRNPDLPNAAQAQKEEQLKIDEAEPLNDEELEEKEKLLTRGFTNWNKRDFNQFLKANEKWGRDDIENIAQEVEGKTPEEVIEYSAVFWERCNELQDIEKIMAQIERGEARIQRRISIKKALYTKVGLLSFFFFFLVPVRGDA; the protein is encoded by the exons ATGACAAGAGTTCTAGATATTTTGGAAGATTACTGTATGTGGAGAAATTACGAATATTGCAGACTGGATGGACAAACTCCTCACAATGAGCGACAG GCTTCCATTAATGCATTCAATGATCCTGACAGCTCAAAATTTGTGTTCATGTTGAGTACACGAGCAGGAGGTCTTGGAATCAATCTGGCTACTGCTGATGTTGTAATTCTCTTTGATtcagactggaatccacaagtAGATCTCCAGGCTATG GATCGAGCGCACAGAATTGGGCAGACCAAGACTGTCCGTGTGTTCAGGTTTATTACAGACAATACCGTGGAGGAAAGGATAGTGGAGCGTGCAGAAATGAAACTGCGCCTGGATTCCATAGTCATCCAGCAAGGCAA ATTGGTGGATCAAAACCTGAATAAACTTGGAAAGGATGAAATGCTGCAAATGATCAGACATGGAGCAACACACGTGTTTGCTTCAAAGGATAGTGAGATTACAGATGAAGATATTGATCACATTTTGGAAAGAGGGGCAAAGAAG ACTGCGGAAATGAACGAAAAACTTTCAAAGATGGGTGAAAGCTCCCTTAGGAATTTTACTATGGATACTGAATCTAGCGTGTATAATTTTGAAGGGGAAGactacagagaaaaacagaag ttGGCATTTACAGAGTGGATTGAACCCcctaaaagagaaagaaaagccaatTATGCTGTGGATGCTTACTTCAGAGAGGCTCTTCGAGTCAGTGAACCAAAAGCACCCAAG GCTCCACGGCCTCCAAAACAGCCAAATGTACAGGACTTCCAGTTCTTTCCTCCTCGCCTGTTTGAACTGTTGGAAAAAGAGATTCTCTACGACAGGAAAACAATTGGTTACAAG GTACCTCGTAATCCTGATCTCCCAAATGCAGCCCAAGCACAAAAGGAAGAGCAGCTTAAGATTGATGAGGCTGAACCTCTTAATGATGAAGaactagaagaaaaagagaaacttcTAACCCGG GGCTTCACTAACTGGAATAAGAGAGATTTCAACCAGTTCCTCAAAGCCAATGAGAAGTGGGGCCGTGATGACATTGAAAATATAGCACAAGAAGTCGAAGGAAAAACCCCAGAGGAAGTCATTGAGTATTCAG CTGTGTTCTGGGAAAGATGCAATGAACTCCAAGACATAGAGAAGATCATGGCTCAGATTGAAAGAGGAGAAGCTAGAATTCAGAGACGAATCAGCATAAAAAAGGCTCTCTATACAAAGGTGGGTTTgctcagtttctttttttttttcctggtgccagTGAGGGGAGATGCATGA